Proteins encoded in a region of the Candidatus Bathyarchaeota archaeon genome:
- the uvrB gene encoding excinuclease ABC subunit UvrB: MAMQFELVAPYKISPGQQDAVEKLAERYLGGKDKQTLLGITGSGKTFVMANLISKLQKPTLILAHNKTLAAQLYGELKELFPHNRVEYFISFYDYYQPESYLPAQDMYIEKDSTVNDQIEKMRMHAVSSIVSRSDTIIVASISCIYSLGNPDDFRTMALSLEVGAKLSRQELIRQLVDMQYERNDMVLEPGRFRVRGDSVDVVPSYESDILRVELEGAVIHKIREVSLLNGDIKNTVDKLTLYPARQYVVPEEKHALALEHIKQELETRLPDLPPLEAHRLKQRTNYDLEMIKEIGFCPGMENYSRHFDGRRTGAPPFTLIDYFPKDFLLIIDESHQTIPQARAMYNGDFSRKKTLVDFGFRLPSALDNRPLKFDEFEGKMGKVLFVSATPAEYELDKSGSPVELITRPTGLLDPEVEMQPIEGQMQHLMAEAKKTIGRGDRVLVTTLTKRMAEDLADYLSKEGFRVRYMHSEIESLDRIELVRQLRVGDFDILVGINLLREGLDIPEVATIFILDADKEGFLRDERSLIQTIGRAARNVNGRVILYADVQTRSIKRAMEITYYRRSFQKRYNHQHCITPRSIIKGVSQKEGVIRGTKHLPKSDIRRQIIEMDAKMREAAEKLDFEKAIQYRDAIAELQRTLDRKAETEAATPEI, encoded by the coding sequence ATTGCAATGCAGTTTGAGCTTGTCGCGCCATACAAAATTTCGCCGGGGCAGCAGGATGCAGTGGAGAAACTCGCCGAGCGCTATCTGGGCGGCAAAGACAAGCAGACGCTGCTGGGCATAACTGGCAGCGGCAAAACCTTCGTTATGGCAAACCTGATCAGCAAACTCCAGAAGCCCACCTTGATTTTAGCCCACAACAAAACGTTGGCGGCGCAGCTCTACGGGGAACTCAAGGAGTTGTTTCCCCATAACCGCGTGGAGTACTTCATCAGCTTCTATGATTACTACCAGCCTGAATCCTACTTGCCCGCGCAGGATATGTACATCGAAAAGGACAGCACCGTCAACGACCAAATTGAGAAGATGCGCATGCACGCGGTCTCAAGCATAGTTAGCCGAAGCGACACCATCATCGTGGCTTCTATTAGCTGCATCTACAGCTTAGGCAACCCCGATGACTTCCGCACCATGGCGCTGTCGCTTGAAGTCGGCGCAAAGCTAAGCCGCCAGGAACTCATCCGCCAGCTCGTGGACATGCAGTACGAACGCAACGACATGGTGCTGGAGCCCGGCAGGTTCCGCGTTAGAGGTGACAGTGTAGATGTGGTGCCCTCATATGAAAGTGACATTTTACGTGTGGAACTGGAAGGCGCGGTCATTCATAAAATCCGGGAAGTCAGTCTCCTCAACGGAGACATAAAAAACACGGTGGATAAACTCACGCTTTACCCGGCGCGGCAGTACGTGGTGCCTGAGGAGAAGCATGCCCTGGCCCTTGAGCATATCAAGCAGGAACTCGAAACAAGGCTCCCTGATTTGCCGCCGCTGGAGGCACACAGGCTTAAGCAACGCACCAACTACGATTTGGAGATGATTAAGGAAATCGGGTTTTGCCCCGGAATGGAGAATTACAGCCGCCACTTCGACGGACGCCGAACCGGCGCGCCCCCCTTCACCCTCATCGATTACTTCCCCAAGGATTTCCTGCTCATCATCGACGAGAGCCATCAGACCATCCCTCAGGCCCGCGCCATGTACAACGGCGACTTCAGCCGCAAAAAAACGCTGGTGGACTTCGGTTTCCGCCTACCCAGCGCGCTGGATAATCGCCCCCTCAAATTCGACGAGTTCGAGGGCAAAATGGGCAAGGTGCTCTTTGTCTCCGCTACCCCCGCCGAGTACGAGCTGGATAAGAGCGGCTCGCCTGTGGAGCTTATCACGCGTCCCACGGGGCTTTTGGATCCCGAGGTGGAGATGCAGCCCATCGAGGGGCAGATGCAGCATCTGATGGCGGAAGCCAAGAAAACCATCGGGCGGGGCGACCGCGTGCTAGTCACCACGTTGACTAAGCGTATGGCGGAGGACCTTGCCGATTACCTCTCCAAGGAGGGCTTCCGCGTCCGCTACATGCACAGCGAAATCGAGAGCCTCGACCGTATCGAGCTGGTGCGGCAGCTCCGCGTAGGCGACTTCGACATCCTGGTGGGCATCAACCTGCTCCGCGAAGGCCTTGACATCCCCGAGGTCGCCACCATCTTCATCCTCGACGCTGACAAAGAGGGCTTTCTGCGTGATGAACGCAGCCTCATCCAGACCATCGGACGCGCCGCACGCAACGTCAACGGCAGAGTCATCCTCTACGCCGACGTGCAAACCAGATCAATCAAGCGCGCGATGGAAATCACCTATTACCGCCGCAGCTTCCAGAAACGCTACAACCACCAGCATTGCATCACGCCTAGAAGCATCATCAAGGGCGTCTCGCAGAAGGAAGGCGTGATTAGGGGCACCAAGCATCTGCCCAAGTCGGATATCCGCCGCCAAATCATCGAGATGGATGCTAAGATGCGGGAAGCCGCTGAGAAATTGGACTTTGAGAAAGCCATCCAGTACCGCGACGCAATAGCTGAGCTGCAGCGTACATTGGATCGCAAGGCGGAAACCGAGGCGGCGACACCCGAAATTTAG
- a CDS encoding OB-fold nucleic acid binding domain-containing protein: MVDIKDLNDGMKRVSVEGKVVEKGDTREVKSKYKDETYRIADAVIADESGSIKLTLWNEQIEQVNVGDNIKIENGYVTSFKGEVQLNVGKFGKMTVN, translated from the coding sequence TTGGTAGATATTAAAGACTTAAACGATGGAATGAAACGGGTTAGCGTGGAAGGCAAAGTCGTCGAGAAAGGCGACACCCGCGAAGTCAAATCTAAATATAAAGATGAAACTTACCGAATAGCCGACGCCGTCATCGCAGATGAATCAGGCAGCATCAAGCTGACGCTTTGGAACGAGCAGATCGAGCAGGTTAACGTGGGCGACAACATAAAAATCGAGAACGGCTACGTTACCAGCTTTAAGGGCGAAGTCCAGCTTAACGTCGGCAAATTCGGCAAAATGACCGTCAACTAG
- a CDS encoding glycoside hydrolase family 15 protein codes for MANYIQSDSRSTPVSDWAKKEPLPRIEDHALVGDMHTAALITKGGTIDWLCLPAFDSDACFAALLGSAENGYWRIAPRDEAKSTRRYRKDTLILETDFTTEAGAVRLTDFMPPWGTRDHSEICRSVEGLSGEVPMRSELTPRFAFGRAIPRVAHYEGATQTLAGPDSLYLFGGPTPDVPLLSADFMLSKGERVSYVLCDARSWESPPHPSNYDRAERETEEYWRLWCSKIQPPSRWRDEVYRSLITLKACTYEPTGGIVAAPTTSLPETPGGVRNWDYRFCWLRDAVLTVNALTRSGLAEEAILFFRWVLRAVAGDPAQVQIMYGIRGERRLSEVQLNWLEGYGNAKPVRVGNAAYEQFQLDVLGELSVVIYDVSRMPQIRGSLRPESERALFNIARFVSDSWRRPDRGIWEMRGPERSFTASKVSAWASLDRAIRYAEENKLAEPIDDLRAERTAIFEDVIRNGFNQEKNSFTQYYGGKGLDASLLLIPISGFLPASDPRVLGTVAALERELLQDGLVLRFKPEGDVDGLSGDEGVFLACSFWLAAVYHMQGRDADARRLFERVISLANDVGLLAEEYDPKGKRQLGNFPQAFSHFPLINIAYLLSEDKPIPGAL; via the coding sequence ATGGCTAATTATATTCAGTCTGACTCCCGATCCACGCCAGTTTCTGATTGGGCAAAAAAAGAGCCGCTCCCCCGAATCGAAGACCACGCCCTAGTTGGGGACATGCACACCGCGGCGCTCATAACCAAAGGGGGCACCATCGATTGGCTCTGCCTACCCGCATTCGACTCCGACGCATGCTTCGCAGCCCTTCTGGGGTCTGCTGAAAACGGGTACTGGCGAATCGCCCCCCGCGACGAAGCCAAGTCCACCCGCCGATACCGCAAAGATACGCTGATTTTAGAAACGGATTTCACCACCGAAGCCGGCGCCGTCCGCCTGACCGATTTCATGCCGCCGTGGGGAACACGAGACCACTCCGAGATCTGCCGAAGCGTCGAGGGCCTCAGCGGAGAAGTCCCCATGCGATCCGAACTTACCCCCAGATTTGCCTTCGGACGCGCTATTCCACGAGTTGCCCACTATGAAGGGGCGACGCAGACGCTGGCGGGTCCTGATTCGCTCTACCTGTTTGGCGGACCCACACCCGACGTCCCTTTGCTCTCCGCGGATTTTATGCTTTCCAAAGGCGAGCGGGTGTCATACGTGCTTTGTGACGCCCGTTCCTGGGAGTCTCCTCCGCATCCATCAAACTATGATAGGGCAGAGCGTGAAACCGAGGAGTACTGGAGGCTCTGGTGCTCCAAAATCCAGCCTCCCTCCCGATGGCGCGACGAGGTCTATCGCTCATTAATCACGCTTAAAGCATGCACCTATGAGCCGACTGGCGGAATCGTGGCGGCTCCAACTACATCGCTGCCTGAAACCCCCGGCGGCGTACGAAACTGGGACTACCGCTTCTGCTGGCTACGCGACGCAGTGCTAACCGTGAACGCCCTAACACGGTCTGGGCTTGCGGAGGAAGCAATCTTGTTCTTCCGCTGGGTACTACGCGCAGTCGCCGGTGACCCCGCCCAAGTCCAGATCATGTATGGCATCCGGGGGGAGCGGCGGCTCTCAGAGGTCCAGCTAAACTGGCTTGAAGGCTACGGCAACGCAAAGCCTGTACGGGTCGGAAACGCCGCATACGAGCAATTCCAGCTTGACGTACTCGGCGAACTCTCAGTTGTCATTTATGACGTAAGCAGGATGCCTCAAATCCGCGGTTCCCTCAGACCCGAATCTGAGCGGGCCCTCTTCAACATCGCACGCTTCGTCTCAGACTCTTGGCGGCGACCGGACAGAGGCATCTGGGAAATGCGTGGACCCGAACGGTCGTTTACCGCTTCGAAGGTTTCAGCCTGGGCCTCGCTTGACCGCGCGATTCGATACGCCGAGGAAAACAAGCTGGCCGAGCCGATAGATGATCTACGGGCGGAACGTACAGCAATATTTGAGGATGTAATCCGCAATGGATTCAACCAGGAAAAGAACAGCTTCACACAGTATTACGGAGGCAAAGGACTAGACGCCAGCCTTCTGCTTATCCCCATCTCAGGTTTCCTGCCCGCCTCCGATCCCCGGGTTCTTGGAACCGTAGCAGCGCTTGAACGCGAATTGCTCCAGGACGGATTGGTGCTGCGCTTTAAACCCGAAGGCGATGTGGATGGGCTCTCCGGCGACGAAGGCGTTTTTCTTGCCTGCTCGTTCTGGCTGGCGGCGGTTTACCATATGCAGGGACGAGATGCGGATGCGCGGAGGCTGTTTGAGCGGGTTATCTCGTTGGCTAACGATGTGGGGTTGCTCGCCGAGGAATATGACCCCAAGGGAAAGCGGCAGCTTGGTAACTTCCCGCAGGCATTCAGCCATTTCCCCCTCATAAACATAGCTTACCTGCTCTCGGAGGATAAACCCATACCCGGCGCACTGTAG
- a CDS encoding glycosyltransferase family 2 protein: MTTSLSASKESDDSLFNPLPAADSLLLDDSLIQFLEFPQLLDLNIGVAIPAYNEEKNIGDVLTQLNQLGFTKILVIDGLSSDGTLKVAERNGAKIVLQDGRGKGQAIRQVLSNNYLNTDALVLMDADGSMSPLEVPRYIEALRGGADVVKGSRFMSSGGSQDLTAIRRLGNTIMTASVNLLCGCQYSDLCYGFVAMNRKAVTVLGPILEANDFEIETEVFVKAHKLGLKVVEVPSFEYKRKSGKSNLKTFRDGYRIIRTILQLSLI, translated from the coding sequence ATGACCACCAGTCTTTCTGCTTCAAAAGAATCAGATGATAGCCTGTTCAATCCATTGCCCGCTGCCGATTCATTACTTTTGGACGATTCTTTGATTCAATTTCTTGAGTTTCCCCAACTTTTAGATTTAAACATAGGAGTAGCCATCCCAGCATACAATGAAGAAAAGAATATCGGCGATGTCCTTACTCAACTCAATCAATTAGGCTTCACAAAGATACTGGTTATCGATGGATTATCCAGCGATGGCACTCTAAAAGTGGCTGAACGTAATGGAGCAAAAATTGTCCTGCAAGATGGACGTGGCAAGGGTCAAGCGATAAGGCAAGTTTTGAGCAACAATTACTTAAATACAGATGCTTTGGTGCTTATGGATGCTGATGGTTCTATGTCTCCTTTGGAGGTTCCAAGGTACATTGAAGCCCTTCGTGGGGGCGCCGATGTCGTCAAGGGGTCAAGATTTATGAGCAGCGGCGGAAGCCAAGACCTCACTGCCATAAGACGATTAGGCAACACTATCATGACTGCTTCAGTCAATTTGTTATGTGGCTGCCAGTACAGTGATCTTTGCTATGGCTTTGTTGCTATGAATAGGAAAGCAGTAACGGTTTTAGGTCCCATTTTGGAAGCCAACGACTTTGAGATTGAAACTGAGGTTTTTGTGAAAGCGCATAAGCTTGGGTTGAAAGTTGTTGAGGTTCCAAGTTTTGAGTATAAGCGTAAAAGCGGCAAATCTAACCTTAAGACATTCAGGGACGGTTATCGGATAATAAGAACTATCCTTCAATTATCTTTAATCTGA
- a CDS encoding glycosyltransferase family 2 protein encodes MLHTPHLSSTTKTKIGIAIPAFNEEQNIGQILNELNGIGYDNILVIDGLSNDGTLKVAAENGAKIILQDGRGKGQAVRQVLSNDYLNSDVLVLMDADGSMSPEEVPRFVAELSKGADVVKGSRFLNGGGSHDMTAVRKIGNSIMTSTVNALSGSHYTDLCYGFVAFKKKQSTL; translated from the coding sequence TTGCTACATACTCCCCATCTTAGTTCAACCACGAAAACGAAAATTGGTATAGCTATCCCTGCGTTTAACGAGGAGCAAAATATCGGTCAAATCCTCAATGAGCTAAACGGCATAGGCTATGACAACATCTTGGTTATAGATGGCTTATCAAACGATGGTACGCTCAAAGTTGCGGCGGAAAACGGCGCTAAGATCATACTTCAAGATGGACGAGGCAAGGGGCAAGCAGTAAGACAAGTTTTAAGCAATGACTACTTGAATTCAGATGTTTTGGTTCTCATGGACGCCGATGGCTCCATGTCCCCCGAGGAGGTTCCTCGTTTTGTTGCTGAGTTAAGCAAAGGTGCAGATGTCGTTAAGGGGTCGCGGTTTCTTAATGGCGGAGGCAGCCATGACATGACTGCTGTACGTAAGATCGGTAATTCAATCATGACTTCAACAGTCAACGCCTTAAGCGGTTCGCACTACACTGACCTATGCTACGGGTTTGTTGCGTTTAAAAAAAAGCAATCAACGCTTTAG
- a CDS encoding hydroxymethylglutaryl-CoA synthase encodes MSSEPIERRVSYLGDRLKACRCQCCGKEYFEVRDYCSNCGRKSYGKMESIDLFYDKGTLELCTLINEPTNKFAKLGTFIFGIVSFHDGKIRVPARLTDQLLCGKSDFDPAELEGRQVVPRFRRRYSVGKSDMIPTISLAFTLADEYYPHQEYKVVQPTKDYELPGIVGYGVYSSRFRIKEETLERAVPFIDEDSVTAAVEAGKLSLIHSGVDSAWIGKVYAGSESNPYAVKPIAAKVAQVLKLGEEEDDVQGVDAIDTEFACKAGSSMFKDACALVSYPKSNIRYAMVIGADNSQAAPRGCPGGELDAFVGYGGAAFIFGKQDVIAEVEGWYSCTSDTPDFWRRDGEPYPMHGGRFTGDPAYHKHIKKAASKLMERCNLKAADITYFVPHQPNPAFPMRVAKDLGFKEEQFMPSIQMTKFGNTYSGASLIGLAAILDIAKPDERILVASYGSGAGSDAYLLRTTSQLLDKRARQKVTVKFLAENPFVEYVDYATYRRLKSGM; translated from the coding sequence ATGAGCAGTGAACCAATCGAACGTAGAGTCAGCTATCTTGGCGACCGCCTTAAAGCGTGTAGGTGCCAGTGCTGCGGCAAAGAGTACTTTGAAGTTCGCGACTACTGCAGCAACTGTGGACGTAAAAGCTACGGGAAAATGGAAAGCATCGATTTATTCTACGATAAAGGCACCTTGGAACTATGCACCTTAATCAATGAACCCACAAACAAATTCGCCAAATTGGGCACTTTTATCTTCGGCATCGTGTCCTTCCACGACGGAAAAATCAGGGTGCCCGCCCGCCTAACCGACCAGCTTCTCTGCGGCAAATCAGACTTCGACCCTGCCGAACTCGAGGGCAGGCAAGTTGTGCCGCGTTTCCGCAGACGCTACTCCGTGGGCAAAAGCGACATGATCCCCACTATCTCGCTGGCGTTTACGTTGGCAGACGAGTACTATCCACATCAGGAATACAAGGTTGTGCAGCCAACCAAAGACTATGAGCTCCCCGGCATCGTGGGCTACGGCGTCTACTCCTCGCGTTTCCGCATAAAAGAAGAGACCCTTGAGCGGGCAGTGCCATTCATCGACGAGGACTCCGTGACTGCGGCGGTGGAAGCAGGCAAACTATCGCTTATCCACTCCGGTGTCGACAGCGCCTGGATCGGCAAAGTCTACGCTGGCAGCGAATCAAACCCCTATGCAGTTAAACCCATCGCCGCCAAAGTTGCGCAGGTGCTTAAGCTAGGCGAGGAGGAAGACGACGTGCAGGGCGTAGATGCAATCGACACGGAATTCGCCTGCAAAGCCGGCAGCAGCATGTTCAAGGATGCCTGCGCATTGGTAAGCTACCCCAAATCAAACATACGTTACGCCATGGTTATTGGTGCAGATAACTCGCAGGCGGCTCCACGCGGTTGTCCCGGAGGCGAGCTTGATGCTTTCGTTGGATACGGTGGCGCTGCTTTCATCTTCGGCAAACAGGACGTAATCGCCGAGGTCGAGGGCTGGTACAGTTGCACATCGGATACCCCTGATTTCTGGCGCAGAGACGGCGAACCCTACCCGATGCATGGCGGCAGATTCACCGGCGACCCCGCCTACCACAAGCACATCAAAAAAGCAGCCTCCAAGCTAATGGAGCGCTGCAACCTCAAAGCCGCGGACATAACCTACTTTGTGCCCCATCAACCCAACCCCGCTTTCCCCATGCGCGTCGCCAAGGACCTGGGCTTTAAGGAGGAACAGTTCATGCCCTCTATCCAGATGACCAAGTTCGGCAACACCTACAGCGGCGCCTCCCTCATCGGCTTAGCAGCTATCCTTGACATTGCCAAACCCGACGAGCGCATCTTGGTGGCAAGCTACGGTTCAGGCGCAGGCAGCGACGCCTACCTCCTCCGCACCACCAGCCAACTGCTCGATAAGCGTGCGCGCCAGAAAGTCACCGTTAAATTCCTCGCGGAGAACCCGTTTGTGGAGTACGTGGATTACGCGACGTATCGGCGCTTGAAATCGGGCATGTAG
- the uvrA gene encoding excinuclease ABC subunit UvrA, translating to MRDNISIKGAREHNLKNIDLELPRNKLIVITGLSGSGKSTLAFDTIYAEGQRRYVESLSAYARQFLGLMDKPDVDSIEGLSPAISIEQKSTSKNPRSTVGTVTEIYDYLRLLFARIGTHHCPKCGSSIHPQSAENITSLIMSEKGRTLVFLAPIIRGMKGTHESIFDDLKREGYTKIRVDQKIYETDHVKEEVKLVRYEKHWIEAVIDTVEISDEERSRIAEAVEAALKTGKGTMVVIDAANSDAGEKKELERFEGETMYSTFGACPNHPEIVFESLEPRMFSFNSPFGACPVCHGLGEITEVTADKVIPDHNLSIMDGALAVYKGTMDLSWRAQQLAAVGKKHGFDVFTPIKDFTEDQVKVLLYGDREPINANWSNGANMWMRDGWEGVIPQTMRLYRQTESEWRKEDIEKFMTARPCNACHGRKLQPVVLAVQILGKSIIDVTDLSIEESVDFFHDLPPQLNEKELMIAKQVLKEINERLGFLKNVGLGYLSLSRAAKTLSGGEAQRIRLATQIGSNLMGVLYILDEPSIGLHQRDNAKLIATLARLRDLGNTLIVVEHDEDTMRHADYIVDMGPGAGVHGGHIVAEGSPTEVMANSRSLTGKYLSGELKIEVPTERRSPVGYISVKGVTENNLKNLNVQLPLGVLCGVTGVSGSGKSTLMNLTTIPALRQMFGEQVDKVGKHEKIEVPEVVRNVIVIDQDPIGRTPRSNPATYTKLFDEIRRIFASTKEAKARGYKEGRFSFNVKGGRCENCQGDGVIRIEMNFLPDVYVQCSECKGKRYNKETLSVQYKGKNIADVLDMTVEEAAKFFENTPRVARKLQTLLDVGLGYIKLGQSSTTLSGGESQRIKITRELSKHKSGHVVYMLDEPTTGLHFDDTKRLIRVLNRLVDNGNTVYIIEHNLDVIKSCDYLIDLGPEGGAAGGQLLAQGTPEEVAKVPQSYTGKFLEKILNHKLEEAVAATKN from the coding sequence ATGCGTGACAACATATCCATCAAGGGTGCACGGGAGCATAACCTCAAAAACATCGATTTAGAGTTGCCCCGAAACAAACTTATAGTGATAACTGGGCTGTCGGGCAGCGGCAAATCCACCTTGGCCTTTGACACCATCTACGCCGAGGGGCAACGCCGCTACGTCGAGAGCCTATCCGCCTACGCAAGGCAATTCTTGGGCTTGATGGATAAACCCGACGTGGACAGCATCGAGGGGCTCTCCCCCGCCATATCTATCGAGCAGAAGAGCACCAGCAAAAACCCCCGCAGCACCGTGGGCACCGTCACCGAAATCTACGATTACCTCAGATTACTTTTTGCCCGCATCGGCACCCATCACTGCCCCAAATGCGGCAGCAGCATCCACCCTCAAAGCGCCGAGAACATCACCAGCCTGATTATGTCTGAGAAGGGCAGAACTCTGGTTTTTCTTGCGCCAATTATCCGCGGAATGAAGGGCACCCACGAATCCATCTTCGACGACCTCAAACGTGAGGGCTACACCAAAATCCGCGTGGACCAGAAAATCTATGAGACCGATCACGTCAAGGAAGAAGTCAAGCTGGTCAGATACGAGAAGCACTGGATAGAAGCCGTCATCGACACGGTGGAAATCAGCGACGAGGAACGCAGCCGCATAGCTGAAGCCGTGGAAGCCGCACTTAAAACCGGCAAGGGCACCATGGTGGTAATCGACGCCGCCAACTCGGATGCGGGCGAAAAGAAGGAGCTTGAACGCTTCGAGGGCGAAACCATGTACAGCACCTTCGGCGCCTGCCCCAACCACCCCGAAATCGTGTTCGAGAGCCTTGAACCCCGCATGTTCAGCTTCAACTCGCCGTTTGGCGCCTGCCCCGTCTGCCACGGTTTGGGCGAAATCACCGAGGTTACCGCCGACAAAGTCATCCCTGACCATAACCTATCCATCATGGACGGCGCGTTGGCGGTTTACAAGGGTACAATGGATTTAAGTTGGCGCGCCCAGCAGTTGGCCGCCGTGGGCAAAAAACACGGCTTTGACGTTTTCACCCCGATTAAGGACTTCACCGAGGACCAGGTGAAGGTGCTGCTTTACGGCGACCGTGAACCCATAAACGCGAATTGGAGCAACGGCGCGAACATGTGGATGCGTGACGGCTGGGAAGGCGTGATTCCGCAGACGATGCGGCTGTATCGGCAAACCGAAAGTGAATGGCGCAAAGAAGACATCGAGAAATTCATGACGGCTCGTCCCTGCAACGCCTGCCATGGCAGAAAACTCCAGCCCGTCGTGCTCGCCGTGCAGATATTGGGAAAAAGCATCATAGACGTAACTGACCTCTCCATCGAGGAATCGGTGGATTTCTTCCATGACTTACCCCCACAGCTTAACGAGAAGGAACTGATGATTGCCAAGCAGGTGCTCAAAGAAATTAACGAGCGATTGGGCTTCCTTAAAAACGTGGGGTTGGGTTATCTCTCGCTGTCCCGCGCGGCAAAAACATTGTCGGGCGGCGAAGCCCAGCGTATCCGGTTGGCAACGCAGATTGGCAGCAACCTCATGGGTGTCCTCTATATCCTCGACGAACCCAGTATCGGATTGCATCAGCGCGACAACGCCAAGCTCATCGCTACATTGGCGCGGCTACGGGACCTCGGTAACACGTTGATTGTGGTGGAGCATGATGAGGACACGATGCGCCACGCAGACTACATCGTTGATATGGGTCCAGGCGCTGGCGTGCATGGCGGCCACATCGTCGCGGAGGGCTCACCAACCGAGGTTATGGCGAACAGCCGCAGCCTCACAGGCAAATACCTCAGCGGCGAACTAAAAATCGAGGTGCCCACAGAACGCCGCAGCCCCGTAGGCTACATCAGCGTGAAGGGCGTCACAGAAAACAACCTCAAAAACCTCAACGTGCAGCTTCCGCTCGGCGTCCTCTGCGGCGTCACCGGCGTCTCCGGCTCGGGCAAAAGCACCCTTATGAACCTCACCACCATCCCCGCATTGCGGCAGATGTTCGGCGAACAAGTCGACAAAGTTGGTAAACACGAGAAGATAGAAGTGCCCGAAGTGGTCCGCAACGTCATAGTCATCGACCAAGACCCCATCGGACGCACCCCCCGCAGCAACCCAGCCACCTACACCAAGCTCTTCGACGAAATCCGCCGCATCTTCGCATCCACCAAAGAAGCTAAAGCCCGCGGCTACAAAGAGGGCCGCTTCAGCTTCAACGTGAAAGGCGGCAGATGCGAGAACTGCCAGGGCGACGGCGTCATCCGCATCGAAATGAATTTCCTCCCCGACGTGTACGTGCAGTGCAGCGAATGCAAGGGCAAACGCTACAACAAAGAAACCCTCAGTGTGCAGTATAAGGGCAAAAACATCGCTGACGTGCTGGATATGACGGTGGAGGAGGCTGCGAAGTTCTTTGAGAACACGCCGCGGGTGGCGCGCAAGCTGCAGACGCTGCTTGATGTGGGTTTAGGTTACATTAAGCTGGGGCAGAGTAGCACCACTTTGTCGGGCGGGGAGAGCCAGCGCATCAAAATCACCCGCGAACTCAGCAAACACAAGAGCGGCCACGTCGTGTACATGCTTGACGAGCCCACCACGGGCTTGCACTTCGACGACACCAAACGTCTCATCCGCGTCCTCAATCGGCTGGTGGACAACGGCAACACCGTCTACATCATCGAACACAACCTCGACGTCATCAAAAGCTGCGACTACCTCATCGACCTCGGACCCGAAGGCGGCGCAGCAGGCGGACAACTCCTCGCGCAGGGCACACCCGAAGAAGTTGCAAAAGTACCGCAGAGCTACACAGGCAAATTTCTAGAAAAGATACTGAACCATAAGCTGGAAGAGGCAGTAGCGGCTACCAAGAATTAA
- a CDS encoding DUF1616 domain-containing protein — MAVGLIGTLLIAALPVISVISFPNGESFSELYLLGPEQLAQNYPSNITIGQNYMIYANVVNHLKSAGYYVLYVKFQNGTALLPDIVNKTPSQVAPVLEYRFLIPDGGKWSSPFTFSVSNASIAGNQSIVNRLTINGLTFNVDVPSVWDTNSTSFPHRLIFELWLYNSSSGYVQYHNRYVDLKLNLIKELAET, encoded by the coding sequence TTGGCTGTCGGCCTGATTGGCACTTTGTTAATCGCTGCTCTCCCTGTCATTAGCGTTATTAGCTTTCCCAACGGGGAATCTTTTTCAGAATTATATCTGCTGGGCCCTGAACAGCTAGCCCAGAATTACCCTTCGAACATAACTATAGGTCAAAACTATATGATTTACGCCAATGTAGTCAATCATCTGAAATCAGCAGGATACTATGTTTTGTACGTGAAATTTCAAAACGGAACAGCCCTGCTGCCTGATATTGTTAACAAGACTCCTAGTCAAGTTGCACCGGTTTTGGAGTACCGGTTTCTTATTCCTGACGGCGGCAAATGGAGTAGTCCCTTTACGTTTTCGGTCTCAAATGCATCAATAGCTGGCAATCAATCGATTGTCAATCGCTTAACCATCAATGGCTTAACCTTCAATGTTGATGTACCATCTGTCTGGGACACAAACAGCACCTCATTTCCCCATAGGCTAATTTTTGAGCTTTGGCTATACAATTCTTCCTCCGGATATGTTCAATATCACAACCGATATGTCGATTTGAAACTGAATTTAATCAAAGAATTGGCCGAGACTTGA
- a CDS encoding winged helix-turn-helix domain-containing protein, with protein MGKNRDRLSIIAAILDAASSGASKTKIMSEANLSFSLLEKYLSVVAKSGFIRLDDQKYQLTERGHEFLRAYNQLYDRYFQTNRVLETLDYERERLSKLCYGFQFQESIKSERLRDSF; from the coding sequence TTGGGCAAGAATAGAGATCGCCTGAGCATAATAGCTGCAATTCTGGATGCGGCAAGCTCTGGAGCTAGCAAGACAAAAATAATGAGTGAGGCCAACCTGAGCTTCAGCTTGCTGGAAAAATATCTTTCAGTTGTGGCTAAGTCCGGGTTCATTCGGCTCGATGACCAGAAATATCAACTCACCGAGCGAGGCCACGAATTCCTCAGAGCCTACAATCAATTATATGACCGCTATTTTCAAACCAACAGAGTGCTGGAGACCTTGGATTATGAGCGGGAACGCCTAAGCAAGCTTTGTTATGGATTTCAATTTCAAGAATCAATAAAATCAGAACGCTTGCGTGACAGTTTTTGA